The proteins below are encoded in one region of Chelmon rostratus isolate fCheRos1 chromosome 21, fCheRos1.pri, whole genome shotgun sequence:
- the LOC121624660 gene encoding rho GTPase-activating protein 44-like isoform X2: MYGGGGGCARRRVSVREDAEALRRDAGQTRSGAHLVRAHHREGHHRASVEIPNIQKQRKHLAKLVLDMDSARTRYYQSTKSSGLSSNLQPTGAKADHLREEMEEAANRMEICRDQLSADMYSFVAKEIDYASYFQTLIEVQAEYHRKSLELLQSVLPQIKAHQETWVEKPCYGKPLEEHLALSGRDIAFPIEACVTMLLECGMQEEGLFRVAPSASKLKKLKASLDCGVLDVQEYSADPHAIAGALKSYLRELPEPLMTYELYNDWIQASNIQDQDKRLQALLSACEKLPPANNNNFKYLIKFLSKLTEYQDVNKMTPGNIAIVLGPNLLWMHNEGNITEMMTTVSLQIVGIIEPIIQHADWFFPGEIEFNVTGNYGSPVHTNHNANYSSMPSPDMDQIDRRQNDQSRRPLSVATDNMMLEFYKKDGTLKNKELSPVIGQKGIQGTVTSSGQSQHSEHSPHTLRRAKKLAPIPPKGPYCQTGAMSDQSTGQPSPVSLSPTPPSTPSPYGFSYPQGYATIGSPGQMAQMATTPSLSSPPSLAGTLTKARPTPKPPRQRPSLPPPQPPTTPGTSPQPLEHATGLLDGLSPGESMSTDSLCNLDIPIINVELDGIFDLPHISPFRNSVALLESSSARAESEEESESTVL; this comes from the exons gtGGAAATCCCAAACATccagaaacaaaggaaacatttAGCGAAACTGGTCCTGGACATGGACTCTGCACGCACACG GTATTATCAGTCCACCAAGTCTTCAGGACTGTCCAGCAACCTGCAGCCGACAGGAGCCAAGGCCGACCACCTCagggaagagatggaggaggcgGCCAACCGCATGGAGATCTGTCGA GATCAGCTATCAGCAGACATGTACAGTTTTGTGGCCAAAGAAATTGACTATGCAAGCTACTTCCAGACA CTGATAGAAGTCCAGGCAGAGTATCACAGGAAGTCGTTAGAGCTGCTTCAGAGCGTCCTGCCTCAGATCAAAGCTCATCAGG agacCTGGGTGGAGAAGCCGTGCTACGGGAAGCCATTAGAGGAGCACTTAGCGCTCAGCGGGAGAGATATTGCCTTTCCCATCGAGGCCTGTGTCACCATGCTGCTGGAATGTGGCATGCAGGAGGAG GGTTTGTTCAGAGTCGCTCCTTCGGCCTCCAAACTGAAGAAGCTGAAGGCGTCCTTGGACTGTGGGGTGCTGGATGTCCAGGAGTACTCTGCAGACCCACACGCAATCGCAG GTGCTCTGAAGTCGTACCTGCGGGAGCTCCCTGAGCCGTTGATGACATATGAACTCTACAACGACTGGATCCAGGCCTCCAA CATTCAGGATCAAGACAAGAGACTGCAGGCTCTGCTCAGCGCCTGTGAGAAACTACCCCccgccaacaacaacaacttcaa GTATTTGATCAAATTCCTCTCCAAACTGACCGAATACCAGGATGTGAACAAGATGACGCCTGGAAACATTGCTATCGTCCTCGGGCCGAACCTGCTGTGGATGCACAACGAGGG CAACATCACAGAGATGATGACCACGGTTTCCCTGCAGATCGTCGGCATCATCGAACCCATCATCCAGCACGCCGACTGGTTCTTCCCCGGAG AGATCGAGTTCAACGTCACAGGGAACTACGGGAGCCCCGTCCACACCAACCACAACGCCAACTACAGCTCCATGCCGTCTCCGGACATGGATCAGATCGACCGGAGGCAGAACGACCAGAGTCGGCGGCCGCTCAGCGTCGCCACGGACAACATGATGCTGGAGTTCTATAAGAAGGACGG TACCCTGAAGAACAAGGAGCTGTCTCCAGTGATCGGACAGAAGGGAATCCAGGGAacagtgacctctagtggaCAGTCGCAGCACTCAGAGCACAGCCCACACACCCTGAGGAGAG CGAAGAAGCTGGCCCCGATCCCACCTAAAGGCCCGTACTGCCAGACGGGAGCCATGTCCGACCAGTCGACAGGTCAGCCGTCTCCCGTCAGCCTGTCGCCCACTCCTCCGAGCACCCCCTCCCCGTACGGCTTCAGCTACCCGCAGGGATACGCCACCATCGGCTCCCCGGGGCAGATGGCCCAGATGGCCACCACCCcgtccctctcctctccgcccTCGCTGGCCGGGACTCTCACCAAGGCGAGGCCGACCCCCAAGCCGCCCCGGCAGAGGCCCAGCTTACCTCCTCCTCAGCCCCCCACCACGCCCGGCACCAGCCCCCAGCCTCTGGAGCACGCGACAGGTCTCCTGGACGGTTTGTCTCCAGGGGAAAGCATGTCCACAG ATTCTCTCTGCAACCTGGACATCCCCATCATAAACGTGGAACTGGACGGTATTTTTGACTTGCCCCACATCTCCCCCTTCAGGAACTCAGTGGCACTGCTCGAGTCGTCCAGCGCCCGAGCGGAGTCGGAGGAAGAATCCGAGAGCACAGTGCTATGA